A genome region from Nitrospira sp. includes the following:
- a CDS encoding cytochrome c biogenesis protein CcdA, with product MTDSVQSISFVAAFSAGLLSFVSPCVLPLVPSYISYITGLSIEQLTDISERNRFRKAIVLNSLLFIAGFSTVFIAFGASASLLGQALMTYQEHLRRFGGIVVIIFGLYLLGILNLNFLKMEHRYQFRNRPAGFLGSFLIGIAFAAGWTPCVGPVLGTILLYASTTESMFSGVVLLTFYSLGLALPLFLTALGVDRFLSYFKEVRAYLWGVSTVSGVLLIVVGVMIYANSLTMITSFLERYGIGWYLGQ from the coding sequence ATGACCGATTCAGTGCAGTCGATTTCATTTGTGGCGGCATTTTCCGCGGGACTGCTCTCGTTCGTGTCGCCCTGTGTGCTGCCGCTCGTCCCCTCCTATATTTCCTACATCACGGGACTCTCGATCGAGCAGCTCACCGATATCTCCGAACGGAACCGCTTTCGGAAGGCGATCGTGCTGAACTCTCTGCTCTTCATCGCAGGGTTTTCGACGGTGTTCATCGCATTCGGCGCGTCGGCCAGTCTGTTAGGGCAGGCGTTGATGACCTACCAGGAGCATCTGCGACGGTTCGGAGGCATTGTCGTCATCATTTTCGGCCTCTATCTCCTGGGTATCCTGAATTTGAACTTTCTGAAAATGGAACACCGGTATCAGTTTCGGAATCGACCAGCCGGGTTTCTGGGTTCGTTCCTGATCGGGATTGCGTTTGCGGCGGGCTGGACGCCCTGTGTGGGGCCTGTCCTGGGGACAATCCTGCTCTATGCCAGTACGACCGAATCGATGTTCAGCGGTGTCGTGTTGCTGACGTTTTACTCACTGGGACTAGCCCTACCGCTGTTTCTGACTGCGCTGGGCGTCGATCGATTTCTGAGTTACTTTAAAGAAGTGCGCGCGTATCTTTGGGGTGTGTCGACGGTGAGCGGGGTACTGCTCATTGTGGTGGGCGTGATGATCTACGCGAATTCGCTGACCATGATCACAAGCTTTCTCGAACGATACGGGATTGGTTGGTATCTCGGTCAATAA
- a CDS encoding geranylgeranyl reductase family protein, whose translation MALGEPDITYDVIVVGMGPAGAVAAAALSRGGLAVVGFDKTAHPRYKVCGGGLSARIDQLLDPGFRSVVEQTVNSVQFVYRGQDPLLIESPQPIAYMVMRDRFDHYLVQQAIQAGTEIRAGEGVLEMSQDADHVEVVTQAGRYRAKIVIGADGANSLVARQLFPNRSLFRAPALESEVLLGKNGHYPGATTILVDVGAARQGYGWIFPKGNGVSVGVGEFCRKATSLRTTFDRFVSAEHGLSGRTVPRPVGHPIPVYSESERGQGHAAGSQFVNGRAVLVGDAGHLVDPLFGEGIYYAVRSGQLAAQAILGNLQAHHESLGAYEASLERHVLPDFRVTARIARVIYAFPRLGFRLLRRYQDVVQSYFEVLQGRTTAEHFLPAAKTRLKASVNDLLLEALHLR comes from the coding sequence ATGGCTCTTGGAGAACCGGACATAACCTACGATGTGATCGTTGTCGGCATGGGTCCGGCTGGAGCGGTGGCTGCTGCGGCTCTCAGTCGGGGCGGTCTCGCGGTAGTCGGCTTCGATAAAACGGCCCATCCCCGGTACAAGGTCTGCGGCGGCGGACTGTCGGCGCGCATCGATCAGCTGTTAGACCCTGGGTTCCGCTCGGTCGTCGAACAGACGGTCAATAGTGTTCAGTTTGTGTACCGCGGGCAAGATCCTCTCCTCATCGAGTCCCCCCAACCCATTGCCTACATGGTTATGCGAGATCGTTTCGATCACTACCTAGTGCAGCAAGCAATTCAGGCAGGCACCGAGATCCGGGCCGGTGAGGGGGTCCTTGAGATGAGTCAGGATGCCGATCACGTTGAGGTTGTAACTCAAGCGGGTCGATATCGCGCAAAAATAGTCATCGGTGCAGACGGAGCCAATAGCCTGGTCGCGCGGCAGTTATTCCCGAACCGCTCCCTCTTTCGCGCGCCGGCGCTGGAAAGTGAGGTCTTGCTTGGAAAGAACGGACACTATCCTGGCGCCACAACGATCCTGGTTGATGTGGGTGCGGCTCGTCAAGGATACGGATGGATCTTCCCTAAGGGAAATGGCGTGTCGGTAGGGGTGGGAGAGTTCTGTCGCAAGGCGACGAGTTTGCGCACGACCTTTGATCGTTTTGTCAGCGCAGAACATGGGTTGTCAGGCCGGACGGTGCCGCGTCCTGTGGGGCATCCGATTCCTGTCTATTCAGAATCTGAGCGTGGACAGGGGCATGCGGCTGGTTCGCAGTTCGTGAACGGTCGCGCAGTATTGGTGGGTGATGCGGGGCATTTGGTCGATCCGCTGTTTGGCGAGGGCATTTATTACGCCGTCCGCTCCGGGCAACTTGCGGCGCAGGCGATTCTGGGAAACCTACAGGCCCACCACGAGTCGCTCGGCGCCTACGAGGCATCGTTGGAGCGTCATGTCCTGCCCGACTTCAGAGTCACGGCGAGAATCGCTCGTGTCATCTATGCCTTTCCGCGCCTTGGCTTCAGGCTTCTCCGCCGGTATCAAGATGTGGTCCAGTCTTATTTCGAGGTTCTTCAAGGGCGCACGACGGCCGAACACTTTCTCCCTGCCGCGAAAACGCGCCTCAAGGCGTCGGTCAACGATCTGTTGCTCGAGGCCTTGCACCTACGCTGA
- the bamD gene encoding outer membrane protein assembly factor BamD — protein MHSHSRDWCVTLALVVGVLWFASGCSSKPKTTADAKPVSGTDEQIFLGDTIEKNYDPNVIMKRGEAFFEKEEFAEAIVEYQHFLELHRVHPLAVYAQLRLAESHLRMGKSIDRDPDPIQKAIAAFEKLRKDFPGSKYEAQALQRIADCHDWLAQTHLFVGQFYYRRASYLAAAHRFDQIMKDYPDKKVAPEALYYLAMTYQELGADDWATEKLQLLAEKYPNSELVGDGRRLLAKLEKKSPPPAPTVVAKTDAPVPQNQSSTPLLATSVPSSSFTPSASPSIPNLKSSPTMSLGQPFVSCRLGAWC, from the coding sequence ATGCACAGCCATTCAAGGGATTGGTGCGTCACTCTCGCCTTGGTGGTGGGGGTGTTGTGGTTTGCGAGTGGATGCTCGAGCAAACCCAAAACGACCGCCGACGCCAAACCCGTGAGCGGCACGGATGAACAAATCTTCTTAGGCGACACGATCGAAAAGAACTACGACCCCAACGTGATCATGAAACGGGGCGAAGCATTTTTCGAGAAGGAAGAGTTTGCAGAGGCCATCGTCGAATACCAGCATTTCTTGGAGTTGCATCGGGTCCATCCATTAGCGGTCTATGCCCAACTCCGTCTCGCTGAAAGCCACCTCCGAATGGGCAAATCGATCGACCGCGACCCGGATCCGATTCAGAAGGCTATCGCGGCATTCGAAAAACTACGAAAAGACTTCCCCGGCAGCAAGTACGAGGCCCAGGCGCTCCAACGCATCGCCGATTGCCACGACTGGCTCGCGCAGACGCATCTATTTGTCGGGCAATTCTACTATCGTCGGGCGTCCTATCTCGCGGCCGCGCATCGATTCGATCAGATCATGAAAGACTATCCGGACAAGAAGGTCGCCCCGGAGGCCCTGTACTACCTGGCCATGACCTACCAGGAACTTGGCGCTGACGATTGGGCAACGGAAAAATTACAGCTACTAGCCGAAAAGTATCCGAACAGCGAACTTGTCGGGGATGGGCGTCGATTGTTGGCCAAGTTGGAGAAGAAATCGCCGCCCCCTGCGCCGACCGTCGTGGCCAAGACCGACGCACCGGTTCCGCAGAATCAGTCGTCGACGCCACTACTTGCGACCTCGGTGCCATCGTCGAGCTTTACCCCCTCTGCCTCACCAAGCATCCCCAACCTAAAGAGTTCGCCGACGATGTCCCTTGGTCAACCCTTCGTCTCCTGCCGACTCGGCGCCTGGTGCTGA